cgcaactcttcattaaagtcacaactattCATTAAAGTGCAACGTTtcataaaattcacaacttCTCGTGAAAGAGGAAGGctagttttgtaaataaataaattaaaagggaatgttgatttgtggtggcgccacataGGCGAACCTAaggttttcttttatatatatatatgatgtattttctttctttcttttttattaagtACTTTGGAAACGGTTCTAACAACTTAggatttaataaatttaatatctcAATTTGATTGGAAATGTTTGTATTAGATTTAGTTGCAATGCTTGTTCGAACTTTAAGTATGTTTAAGTATGTATTTGGTCATTGGATGTGGAGGCTCGGAAAAAATTGATTGAGAAGTTTGAAAATGCAGATCATGTTCAATAGGAAATCATAAAAATCGTGTATATGCTTATgcctattaattatttttgttatgcAATGTCATATGAGGTTTGTGTATATGTTTCTGGTTAATCGATAGATATTTGAGAATTGTGAGATTGTTCAATTAAAGAAACTTTGTTGAGAAAAATTCagagtttaattatttttgagttgTGGATCTCACTCAATAACACGAATAACTTAAGGCGAAAGATCTAAGTCACTAACACCCCATGTGTGTACCGTGGAGGCTACCATCCACTCAGTAGTTAGGTTTATATATACTATCATCCACTCAATAGTTAGCATAGTACATAAGTAAACTTTTTGTGATTTCAATATCCTCAGTAATACAACAATGAAAGAATTTCCTAGACATTTCCACAATATGAATATATGATATATTGAGTGAATCAGATActcaacttttctttattttcaaattgCATAACGCccttcatatataaaatataaaggtACATCAGTTTATTCacattaaattctaaattcTTGCGTCACACATATGAGTAGTACTTATGATGGCTCTAACTAGTTTTAAGTCACTCTTTTATTAGCTCGATTTTCTCCATAGCATGATGAAGTAGATCTGTCTGAAGTAATTATATTTCGTCAATTTCACACCATCCGATATGTGATCTACATCTTTGTCCATACAAAGCTTTGAATTTTACAATTCTAATGTTTGAATGGTAGCTTTATCATATGTAAATTCAATAAAGGGCAAGTGATCACCCCAATTTTCTCTAAAATCTAAGGTTGTCTTTAACATATTCTTGAGAGACTGAATGGAGCGTTTTGTCTGATCATTTGTCTATGGGTGGAAAATGTATTGAGATAAGCTTGTATTCCCAAACTTTTCTTAAACAACACCAAAAATTGTTGTGAACACAACACCTCTTTCAACTTGTCCTTGAGTTCAAAACATGTATTACAAGTAAATAATCATTGATTTTCACATTATCATGTAAGTTTATTTCACTcatgatatatattttattgttattttattcatgGTACCGATTGTAAAACTTTGTCATCGTTTAATTAAtgataccaatttcaaaatccataaatgtttgattttttaCAAGTTCAAACTCCACAAAATCGTTCCTAAAATTCAAACTTCAGTAACATTTTGAACAAATGTGTTGAAATTCAACTCAAGTATGTATGTCATGTTTTGTGTGTTTCATATTTTCTCTACAAGCATTTGTTCGGAGTAATATTTTTGCATTAAATGGTCACTTTCTAgttatatttgaaataatagcTAAATTTTGATGGTTGATTTGAAAACTGATCATCCAGTCTAATTTTTACGGTTTTTAATAAATGAGctcgtttggattggcttaagaTTGACTTCtagaagtgtttgacaaatataaaaaaaaaataagttacgaagtgtttggcaaggtaaaaaaaatgacttaaaataagtcagaaatcaaaagtaggtctctccctactctttttttttacttaaaagtcatttcagtttaactttttatttttaatttaaaaaatattttttttaagtcaatccaaacaggctcttaaaACTTCATAGAATACTTTGGTAGAGTAACTATTTCTCATATAAAAACTTGATATTTAAAAGGTGGCACTAAACTTGACTTCTCAAGTAATATTGGatataattcatatttgtaGGAATCCTGTTTCAGATGTATTCTAATTTGCCAGCTCTACCCGTTGCGTCTAGGACCCTGATTTAATCAACAAAGTTGTTTTTCGATACTTTTattctttgtctcaatttatgtgtcactttttttttaatattttaaaaaaaaaaccacctTTCTAGATTGAAAATAAACTTTAACTttgaatttctctttttttctttagtcTTTTTACAAGTATACATTTAGTGTGTCAATTGTCAATCTCTCAATTTGGAGATAACtaatttcaattcaattctctattttacaccctcaaaaaaattctctctttttaatattatattattatttttatttttttatttcataatataaatcttttcttatttttccaaATAATCATCATACATAATCGtcatgtaatataaaattttatttgtttcaaaATCTACAtgtaatataaattatattttattctaatttttaacaacataaaataaaaatgaaatcataaaatacaattacataaatattgcatcatcatgtaaactttattttaaattttatagaaATACTCAATTTTTAAGATTGTTATGTTGCTCCTGTAAAACTAAAGTTTGGCATTATATTGTCGAgtatataaaacttaaaagtagTAAAAGTGAATTGGGTACATGAAACAAAGAATTAAAgtttaaaaagttaattaattgaGTACCACtacaaacataaacaataatccaaaaaaaaaaaaaaagctacaaCACAAAAAGAACGTTATTGATCATCAACTGATCTACCTCTCTCTCTTAACAGTTGATTATTATGATTACAATTTCTTCCTCCCCCATGGCGTAGCATTTCCATCGAATAGCTCATCAATGTCTGTTTCAATTTCTTCAGGTTGGTACTTTACATACTTCTCTGTCTGCCTTCCCGGAGTAAATGTTTGACTAAACCTTCCCAAGAATGACCTGTAGGCTGGTATAACCATGTTTGATATGGAAACTCTCAGCTCCGACTGCAATTGCTCGTCGCTAATAACCCAACTGCTCTGCGTCTTGTGTATCTCGTCAAACAATGCATTGAAACTCTTGAACCTCTCTTTCAATATTGGTTTATTCACTTTCCCATTCACATTCAATCCCTCATGGTTTAAACATTGCAACAATTTACCCCACGTTTCTCTTTGGTAATTCTTGTGGTACTGTCTTAGATCTGAAGATCGCTTTCTGTACCATTGATCCCCCATCAGGCTATTGATCTCTGGAGatccttttattttttgcaaGATGTATCGTCCGTTATTCATCATGAATATTGAGCTGAGTGAAGTGTCTTTGTAAAGCCTTGATTTTCCCTCCAGATTTGAATCCAATAGATCCATGACTTTTATCATATGCGTCTCGAAAGGTGATAGCTTATTCGATGATGTATGATGATTACTCTGACCCGCTTGTGGATTTTGGCAGTCAAAGTCTGATCCCGTGGCTGAGTCAGCTCTTTCTATCATCTGATGTTCTCTGAATACCTGCTCTAAGGTGTCTCTGTACTCGCCTACATATTTCAGATAATTCATGATGTAGCGAGTTAACGGATGAACAGCACCACCTGGAACCGGTGTCTTGTTTGAGTCCCCCTGGATTGAGTTTTCCAGCTCCGAAAAGATAGAAACCATGGATTCTCCTAAGCGTCCCCGACTCAATGTAGCTTCAGCCTTGAGTTCATCAGCGTAAGAAACCGGAAATATCTTATCCACCAAAGGAATAAAATCCCGCAAAGTCTCATAAATGTCGAGAAACTTGAAGAGCTTTTCAGCAGCCCGTTTTGTCATGGAAACGGCTTCAGCGAAATTAAGGAGTTGGATCATCATACCTCGAGACAAATTGCTGAAGATGGTCTCAGAAATTGATGGTTGGTCCCCAAACACGGCATCGGCGAGCTTGCGTTCACTGGAGAAGAGAACATTAGTGCAGTGCCTGAATGTTGCAATCCAAGCAGTAACCTCTCTCTCCAATGGTTCCCAATTCATCTTTTGCACATCGTCGATgctatatttttcaaacccaaGCTTATGCAAGCTTTCCTCCAAAGCTTTCCTCCGTGCGATGAAATAGACCTGACAGCATTCTGTTTCGTAGCCTCCTGCAATCAAGGCTTTGCAAAATTTATTCAAGGTGGCTACGATTTCCTCAGAGTAGCCtggaaatttattttcttcagaAGCAGAGTAGTCTTGTTCTGCATCTTGATTGGTGTCTGATGATGAATAAGAATTAGGGCTAGGCTTGGCAGAATAAGTGTCTGAATTGGTGATATCTGAATCAGTATTGATCTTGTAATCGTAGAGGATTGACTTGTATTCTTCCTCTATGTAGGACATTGCTCGTTGAAGAACACCATCAACACGGCTGATTGAATAAGCATATTTGTACTCAGAAGAAAATCGACAGAGGGAGGTAAATAGCTTGGAGATTCGATCTACAATATCCAAAAATGATGTGGCTTCCTCCTGAGCTAGCTGGCTCCATTTGACGGGTGCATCGCCACCATCATATTCATCAATCTTAGCCTCAACAAGAACAGCAAATTGTTCTACAAACACAGGAACATCGGGAGGCTTAGATTCATCATCATCCCCTTTTAAGTTTGACGATTCAGAGATAAATTGATCTATTTCTTCTGAAACCTTATCGAGATCAGGAGGCAGGGGAGAAGAAACTTCAACCTCGTTGTCAGGTTTGACGTCGTCTGTCTTGGCACCATCATCATCTGTTGTCTTGATGACTCCATCGTCTGTTGGCAGTTGTCCAACAATCTCTGCTTCTGTAGACTCTGTTTCATGGGGAGGAGGAGTTTCGTCTGGAATATCTGGCTGTTTGTCATTGGATATTGTTTGATCAGAAGTTTGTGTTAGATCCATAATTGTAATTGAGTGAGTGAGGAAAGGGAAACTTTACAATTTAGAAGGTGTGTGTGTGTAGGAAAAATTGAGCTAAAGAGTAAACAAATTGAGGTGTTGAAGGAAATGTGAAAAGTGTACGTTGTGATTGGAGATGCAGCGAGCAAATCGACGAGAAAGGAAATGTGTGCGGATGCACATTAATTAGTTAGTTACCCTTTAACTTCCACTCTTGTCCACGTCTAATATTCTAAATGCCATAAACTTGCACGAATCAAGGACGGCCTCTACCACTCACCATCTCCATACAACATTCGCATCTAATCCAAAATATTACACTACTTTGCTTTTTGGAATAAACAATGGTAACCTCCATTTTAttaaaatcaagataaaattaatttgatacCCTATCTTAAGTATGAATCATGACTTCTATAAATACATTAATGTAGTTAGAAATAGACGACATAGACTTGAGATACACACATTCTCTCCAAACAGTGAGCTTATATAACATCATGTTGTAGTCACTGTTATGAAACAAATGATTATGGAAACATTGATAGATTCAGGAAAGATTTTATGTCCAAAAATGATCACTTTTAAAAAAGCAAAATGAAGCTGagttaacattttaaaaaaaaaattcactcgttttttatttataaaattatcaattCAAACCAATAAATGAGAAATTGTTTATTAGATGACATAAAACAAGATTAGGGATAGGGACGAAGAAATGAGGAGGAGGTGGAAGTGTCAACAACAAATCAGGTAGAGAACCAATTCCAGGTAAGATAAGTTAGGGAAACAAGTCATGATGCCAAGCCCATTAGATTGATTAGTTATGTAAGTGTACACAGGCCCGACCCATACGTATTATTATTAGGAATATTATGTGATTGTAAATATGAGATTAGAggaataaattattattaagatGTTAACCCTAGCTAGATGGGAAATGCAAGATGCAGATGGAGAATGTGATTAGGATcggagaaaaagaaagaatcaaTGGGTCCCTATTGTCCATGCTTTGGGATCGGGAGCAAGAAAAGGGGGATCAACTTGAAAACCAACACTAATTACGTCCCTATTGAGGACCCTCCTAATCCTATCAACTCTCATCTTCCTCCAGGTTCCCTTCCCTTCCCATCCCATCCCATTTCAATCTACAAACTCAAACaatgtaaatggtttttcaacaAGTAgtaatgattttcttttttaatgcCAGATAATCCCATCACACTGCTGGAGCCCAGACAGCAACTACTGATATCAAAAGATGATTCTCCTCCGAGAAGCAAC
The Solanum stenotomum isolate F172 chromosome 12, ASM1918654v1, whole genome shotgun sequence DNA segment above includes these coding regions:
- the LOC125847837 gene encoding exocyst complex component EXO70B1; its protein translation is MDLTQTSDQTISNDKQPDIPDETPPPHETESTEAEIVGQLPTDDGVIKTTDDDGAKTDDVKPDNEVEVSSPLPPDLDKVSEEIDQFISESSNLKGDDDESKPPDVPVFVEQFAVLVEAKIDEYDGGDAPVKWSQLAQEEATSFLDIVDRISKLFTSLCRFSSEYKYAYSISRVDGVLQRAMSYIEEEYKSILYDYKINTDSDITNSDTYSAKPSPNSYSSSDTNQDAEQDYSASEENKFPGYSEEIVATLNKFCKALIAGGYETECCQVYFIARRKALEESLHKLGFEKYSIDDVQKMNWEPLEREVTAWIATFRHCTNVLFSSERKLADAVFGDQPSISETIFSNLSRGMMIQLLNFAEAVSMTKRAAEKLFKFLDIYETLRDFIPLVDKIFPVSYADELKAEATLSRGRLGESMVSIFSELENSIQGDSNKTPVPGGAVHPLTRYIMNYLKYVGEYRDTLEQVFREHQMIERADSATGSDFDCQNPQAGQSNHHTSSNKLSPFETHMIKVMDLLDSNLEGKSRLYKDTSLSSIFMMNNGRYILQKIKGSPEINSLMGDQWYRKRSSDLRQYHKNYQRETWGKLLQCLNHEGLNVNGKVNKPILKERFKSFNALFDEIHKTQSSWVISDEQLQSELRVSISNMVIPAYRSFLGRFSQTFTPGRQTEKYVKYQPEEIETDIDELFDGNATPWGRKKL